In the genome of Brachypodium distachyon strain Bd21 chromosome 3, Brachypodium_distachyon_v3.0, whole genome shotgun sequence, the window CGTCCGTGGCATTGCCAGGGGCGGGTGGTGCGCGCGCCTACGCGTGGTTTTGGGCGGTTCTTTGACTGACTTGGATCGGCATGGTTTTCGGCCCATTTTTTCCGATGATGATGCAACAACTGCTCTCGGAGCCAAGCTGTTTGTTTTGGGTTCGTGTCTCCGTGGTCTGTCTGTGGTCACACGAACGGCATGTGCCATGGCGCCCCCGCGTCCTCTTCCCATTCTtattcttatttttattttttaaattcaGTACTCCCATGGATCTTGAATTTAGGACGGGATAGAGTAAATAAGAAAGAATTTTTAGCGAAACTAGCGTATGTGGAGAGAAAGTTGTTGCATGCAAGATATACCGGTTGTGATGACCGCACCGTTCAAAATCATGACATAGGTTATTGGTCGCAGGGGTTGGTTTGTCTGGCTGTTTATACAAAGTTCGGCGGATTAAATGTCTGGTTTTAAAGTCCGTGGAGGATTAAGAGAATGGGCATGTTTCGCACCGGTGGTTACAAGGGTTTTGCGGGGGAGTGGGACGAGGACAGTTGTGAGGAAGGAGAATAACCTATCATCGTCTCGTGTGCACCATTTCACCATTTCTACTTAGCTTCGTTAGTATTGTATGAGATTACGTGTACCAACTTATCAGAGTCCAAATGGCCATCGGATCAAGAAAAGAGAGTCCAAATTGCCACAACCAAGCTCCGGCGTCTCACATGTTTTCGGCTCCGGGCGGAAATTGGTGGTTTTATTAACTATAGATTATCTGTTCTATAGTTAACTATAGATCATCTGTAAAGTCGTGAACTGAGCCTAACTCAGGTGGTGTGCCACATGTTCAAGTCCTAGACTTGACACGGGTGCTCACATTTACATGAATTTATTTCGGAATTTAATCGGcgctattctttcagtggtaggtgtCGTACCCGTCAACAACGAGGCGTCTggggtgacttcgtcaatctctcggAGAAAGATACGGAGACAAGGCCCCTAtaaaacatgtttttgttTATGCACTAATTAGCTCATTAAGAATCCTTAAAAATAGGTTAAATTCTCTAATTTCGCCCCCCTAAGCCCAAATCACCTCCCATGTTGAATTTCTGGCCCCGTCCCTgctcggaggtgctcataggggtagtaTGTGCATGTATCCGTTCATACGGGGAGTGTATGCGCATGTGTGAGCGTCTGCatttgtattttgtttgtcaaaaaaaatcatctgtAAAGTcggttttattttttctttccccgTAAGAAGATTAATGGAACAAGAGTGAGCTGCTTTCTCGATGCTTCTCACGGCTCACATATTCTGTGCGCATATTCCGTGCGTTTGCACACggtggtttttctttttctttttttgacagggCACACAGTGGTTTTTCGacactgtaaaaaaaagagaaaggccTAAAACCATCTGACGGCGGGGCCCGCACGACAGCTGGAGCGTACACGTGTACAAAAAACCAAAGCCGGCGGACGTGGACTCGACGGCGCGGAGCAACCAATCGCTCGCTCAATCGCGTTatctcgctgctgctgctctgctcaTCTCAAACGCGCCACACGCCACTCCCAAGAACTCCCCCGGCGATCTCTAGGGTTgactcctcgtcgtcggcggcgatggcggtcCCGGTGGTGGACGCCGAGTACCTGCGCCAGGTCGACAGGGCGCGCCGCGCGCTCCGCGCTCTCATCGCCTCCAAGGGATGCGCCCCCATCATGCTCCGCCTCGCGTACGTACTCCCCCAGCCCCCGTCCCCTGCCATTTCACCACCTCCTGCTACTTCCTGTATCTGCTCGACTGATCGCACACGCCTAGTTCACGTTGCTCGAGGGCTCgtgttttttccttcttctttgctTGTTAAGTCGAGGAGCGATTTACCTACCGGCGTGGTTCTGGTACCGAGTTGAGTCGCGTGCCAGATTCGGGCTCCCTGGTTTGATGGTTGCTGGGCGACCGCGAGCCTGGTGTGACTATGGTTGCCCGTTTTGGGCGAGGAAATTCGACAAACACCGTATGTGCGTGCCTCTGGAGCTTCAGAGTTCGAACGGTTCCTAATTTTTGGTCGCGTGGTTACGGTTGTGGACCCTGGCAGCAAGAGGTGGCTATTTAGTTCACTTGTAGACCATAGTCTTTTGTTCATGCGTTGCTTTCTCGTGTTACTTGTAAGAGGAAAGGAGATGTGTCATGTGTTCCATGTATAGTGGCAGGGGAATTGGTTGTTACTTGTAAGAGGAAAGGAGCAATCACTGGTATCAAATTCCACATGCAAATATAGTTGCAgaatctagtactccctctgtccaacaaaggatgtctcaactttgatcaaatttgaatgcatttatacactaagtcatgtctagaactctagatacatccaaattttgacaaactcgagacatcttttgttggacggaggaagtatatgatCTCGGTTTCGCCTGAGGACAATTCAACAAACACTTGTGTGCGTATCTTTGGAGCTCCACACGGCTCCCAATTTTTTGGTTGCGTGGTTACGGCTGTGGACCCTAGGAAGAAGATACGGTTGTTTGTCCACATGTAGACTATAGACTTCTGTTCATACGTTGCTTTCTCGTGTTGGTGAACTGAACTGGGGGGAGATGTGTCATGTGCCATGTGTTCCATGTACAGCAGCAGGCGAAACTGTTGTTACTTGTAAGTGGAAAGGGGCAATCATCGGTTCCCCAATTCCGTCTGCAAACGTTGTTGCATAATCGGGTTAAGCTGACACGAATTGCCTGTTCTAAGGCTTCCACTCCTTGAACTTTCCTGCACATGTGTGGCGTTTTCAGAGAGATATATGCTTGTATATAGTATATGCACTGTATTTActgtttgatttgttgcaGGAATGCTGGTATACACCGGGTTCCTATGTGTGGTTCCCGTTTCCCTGGTTTGATGCTTGTATAGATCTAATTAGTAATACCTAGATAAAGCTGCCTCTAACTTCCATTTTCTGCTTGTGTGGTTCCCATTCGTGTCACTTCTAGacttccttccttttctttatGCGCAAGTCTCTTCACTCTCCCTTGCAGATGGCATGATGCTGGCACGTATGATGTGAATACAAGAACTGGTGGCGCAAATGGTTCAATTAGGCATGAGGAAGAGTACAACCATGGTTCAAATGCTGGTCTAAAAATTGCAATTGATCTCCTTGGTATGTATCATTTATATCCAAACATGCCCATTGCTTGTATATGGCTGTCCAAACTTACTCTTTCCTTTATGAGAAGGACTCTTTAAGCTAAGTATCAAATCGGTTTGAGCTTTCTTGTTAGTTTCCCCAAGTTCATATTCTTTCTATCACTGTTGGTTTCTGCAATAGCTTGAAGACAAGACTGTAACTGATTTTATGGCAAGTtaaacaatttaggatcataCACACGAAACTAACAGTGCGCTAGTGCAGCCTTGTAACTTCGTTACACTATGCTGCATTATTCACATCGCCACATGTACAAGTGGGAGATATTTTATCTGCTGAGTAACTATCCATGGCCTTGCAACTCTGTGTCTAATAATATTCTGCAATCACATGATTTACTCATTTCAGTTTTGCTAAGTTTGTTATGCTGTTCCTTGCTTCATGCTGAATGAATCATAATAACTTATTCAACTGTCATTTACAGATCCTATTAAAGCAAAGTATCCAAAGGTTACATACGCAGACCTTTATcaggtaattttttttatttgcacgAGTTGGCTCTAAGCAAACACTGATTACTAGGACGACAATACTTGCACATTGGAGCTGTTGCTTCCTATTGTGTACTGTGAAATCTATACTCATATAGTACTTATTTGCTAACTAGATTTTACTTGCAGCTTGCTGGAGTCGTTGCAGTTGAAGTCACTGGGGGTCCAACTGTTGAGTTCATTCCTGGAAGACGTGTATGTGAAACATCATTTCTGTATAAATGGATGCATTATTCCTGATGCTCACATATTATTAATGTTTTCGACCTGAGTTAGGATTCTTCGGTTTGCCCTCGTGAAGGTCGTCTTCCTGATGCTAAGAAAGGTCACTACTGCAAACTATTCTCTCTACTGGCCAATTTATTCAAGTGTTTACGTTTGTTACTGCTTAGTTTCTGTATCTTATAATCATATGTCTATTGCTGAGAGATAAATCTGTTTTTTTGTCATGAGTAGGTGCACCACATCTAAGGGACATCTTTTATCGCATGGGCTTGACAGATAAAGATATCGTAGCTCTATCTGGGGGGCACTGTCTGGTACTTGTTGTATTCTGTGAAGTAAAAGCACACATGATCAGAAAGGCAGTATTTAATACTGGAGTTTGTTCTCTTAGGGAAAGGCGCATCCTGAAAGGTCTGGGTTCGAAGGTGCATGGACTCGTGATCCTCTGAAGTTTGACAACTCATACTTTGTGTAAGTTTAACGCAAAGCCATGAACATCTATTTTTGTTTCGGAGGCTCGATCTGAGAAGAATATCAGTGTAAAGTTGTTTGCTTTTTAACCTCACTGCAGTGAGCTACTGAAGGGGGAATCTGAGGGGCTTCTGAAGCTCCCTACTGATAAGGCATTGTTGGATGATCCTGAATTTAGACGCTATGTGGATCTTTATGCAAAGGTGCACCTGAATTTTGTTATTCTTAAATTTCATGCAGCTGACACTATCATGCTAGTAGCACCTACAagtttcagaattcagattCAGAACAATGCCTATTTTCTGTGTTGCAGGATGAGGACGCCTTCTTCAAGGACTATGCGGAATCACACAAGAAACTTTCTGAACTTGGCTTCACTCCACGCAGCGGTAGCACATCTACAAAATCAGATCTTCCAACTGCTGTTATACTCGCACAGAGTGCCGTCGGGGTAGCAGTTGCTGCAGCTGTAGTCATCGCTGGCTACCTGTACGAGGCTTCCAAGAAGAAGTAAGGTCGCGCCAAGTTCTTCGTTGGTACTGCCTTATTTAGCAAGTATCAAGACCAAATAACAGAAATTCTAGTCATGAACTACCCCgcaaaaatatttcaaaatattcaAGGACATTTCCTTCATGTTTATGCCATACCCGTGAATATTTCGGTGACAATTATACGGAGATGACAATGCATGGCGTATTATTATAAGCGCGTATCTTTGTTGTCTTTGCCCTTTAGCTCTACAAATAAAGTTGTTTGTGTCTGGACTCCTGAAAATATTACTCAGCTCATTATTTTACTCATAATACTTGAACCAATATGAAAGGACATattttcgcaaaaaaataaatatgaaagGACATACGGTATGGATGATCCAGTGAGTTGTTTGTGCAGTCTCACCTTAATTTGTGCGGTTAATACCCTCTTGCTTGCTAACAAACGACCAGATTCATTTTCTACTGTTTATGCAGTCTCACCTTAATTTGTGCGGTTTTTTCGCCGGAATGGAGATCATAAGTAAGTCACAatagatgaaaaaaaaaaggtactgTAACATTGACACGAATTGCATTTTCTCGTACGAGATCCAGGCCAGATCTATCAACTCATTTTGACGTTTCCCAGACCACCTAATATTAGTCATCTAGGACGAGAAATCGATTCTACAAAAAATGTTGATGCTGAATTCAGGGTCAGCGACAGGAGAATTGAAACAGTAGCAGCCTACCAGAGAGCCGAGTCGGGCTGGGGCTTCTTCAGCGAAGTCTTGGAGGCCGAGAGCCCGGGACCAAGGCAAAGAAATGGTCAcccccaaaaagaaaaagaaaatggaaagaAGAAAGTAGCTAGCCGACCCAGGCCCGACTTGCTTTACACAGTTGGGCCGAAGATTCAAAGCGGTGGCGGCAAAAATAAAGTCGGCAGCAGAACAGACAGATCGAGGCAGAAGAAAGCAACGAAAGCGGATCACCTTGCCGCCATCTGCTTCAGTGCCCGCACATGCCGCCACCGTTGATCCTCTTCCCGCGCTCTCCAGTCTCCAGCTGCTCAGCTCAGCTCAACCCAATCGTGTCACCCCGTCAGCCTAACCACCTCCACCAAACCCaaccacctcttcttcttcttcctctccccaaTCCCTCTCAAACTCCTATATAAATCCATTACCATCCTTATCCTCCTCCCCCAAATCCCAATACACGCGAGACCCAACAAACCCAAGCTTCTGCTACATCCATCCATGGGGAGGTCCCCGTGCTGCGAGAAGGCGCACACGACGAAGGGGGCCTGGACGcgggaggaagacgaccgGCTGTCGTCCCACGTGCGCGCCCACGGGGAAGGCCGCTGGCGGGCGCTGCCGCGGCTGGCGGGGCTGCCGCACCGGTGCGGCAAGAGCTGCCGCCTGCGGTGGGTCAACTACCTCCGGCCCGACCTCAAGCGGGGCGCCTTCTCCCGCGACGAGGACGCGCTCATCGTTGCGCTCCACGCCGCGCTCGGCAACCGATGGGCGATGATCGCGGCGAAATTGCCGGGCAGGACGGATAACGAGATCAAGAACTACTGGAACACGCATCTGGGACGGAGGTTGAAAGGGATGGGGATCGATCCTGTCACGCATCGCCCTGTtgttgccgctgctgctgctggcgttTGGGACGGAGATGGCGACGCCGCCGTTTCCTTTGTCCGGACACAGAtgccggagaggaagaaggcgccgCCTAGGTGCCCTGATCTGAACCTGGAGCTCCGCATCAGCCCGCCatggcaggaggaggaggagatgccgCAGCGGGCGCCGGTGAAGAGGGACGTGAAGCCGGcgaagagggaggagacgcAGCAGCTGAAGCCACTGCAGGGCGGCGACTTCCTCGGGCTCAGGGCCGGCATGCTCGACTTCAGAAGAATCCAGATGAAATGAATCGGTGGTCCGATGATCAAAGAAGAAACTTTTTTTCGTTTCCAGCTGTATAAAGTTGCTAattttgctgctgctactactaGCTAGTCTTTAGGATAAAAGAATAGAAATACAGGGcaaggaagaagggagagatCGTAGGATTCCATCCTGTGTAAATTAGTATTTAGTAGTACtcctctgaagtctgaacaaCTCTTCTGTTACCAGAAACTCTGTACGAAGAACAAGTCTCCTTCCTTCCTGGATTAATATAAGCACCA includes:
- the LOC100839539 gene encoding probable L-ascorbate peroxidase 4, peroxisomal, producing the protein MAVPVVDAEYLRQVDRARRALRALIASKGCAPIMLRLAWHDAGTYDVNTRTGGANGSIRHEEEYNHGSNAGLKIAIDLLDPIKAKYPKVTYADLYQLAGVVAVEVTGGPTVEFIPGRRDSSVCPREGRLPDAKKGAPHLRDIFYRMGLTDKDIVALSGGHCLGKAHPERSGFEGAWTRDPLKFDNSYFVELLKGESEGLLKLPTDKALLDDPEFRRYVDLYAKDEDAFFKDYAESHKKLSELGFTPRSGSTSTKSDLPTAVILAQSAVGVAVAAAVVIAGYLYEASKKK
- the LOC100840448 gene encoding myb-related protein Zm38; amino-acid sequence: MGRSPCCEKAHTTKGAWTREEDDRLSSHVRAHGEGRWRALPRLAGLPHRCGKSCRLRWVNYLRPDLKRGAFSRDEDALIVALHAALGNRWAMIAAKLPGRTDNEIKNYWNTHLGRRLKGMGIDPVTHRPVVAAAAAGVWDGDGDAAVSFVRTQMPERKKAPPRCPDLNLELRISPPWQEEEEMPQRAPVKRDVKPAKREETQQLKPLQGGDFLGLRAGMLDFRRIQMK